The Cucumis melo cultivar AY chromosome 5, USDA_Cmelo_AY_1.0, whole genome shotgun sequence genome has a segment encoding these proteins:
- the LOC103493810 gene encoding ubiquitin carboxyl-terminal hydrolase 23 — translation MADGVDHNRSDCPETSTDLVFSLFQKRVEYVPARRTFKGFDNGGGDFELTTLNPSSSFGQKSGSNVDHPAQKGNKLDGSELLENGLDPELSFEITFRRIGAGLQNLGNTCFLNSVLQCLTYTEPLAAYLQSGKHQNSCHVAGFCALCAIQKHVSRALQSSGRILAPKDLVSNLRCISRNFRNARQEDAHEYMVNLLESMHKCCLPLGLPSESPSAYEKSLVHKIFGGRLRSQVKCMQCSFCSNKFDPFLDLSLDIVKADSIYKAFKNFTTPELLDGGERQYQCQQCKQKVKALKQFTVHKAPYVLTIHLKRFQSYNLEEKIHKKIHFGPTLDLAPFVSGSYADGDLKYTLYGVLVHHGGSTRSGHYYCYVRTSSAMWYALDDNRVSHVGDRTVFEQQAYMLFYVRDRRKVVPKKPVDVVSKENMKTSTNLNRTDSIVNRGLKVNHVQNCKIEKKLNGPSNDELIKESKDSSNVGPSKTIPNEPSAQIDTKLASKECLVPETVSMPISSSKEVSPQKTFNKNIIPKSSPAVNLPTLPRRMNGNLHVTGSESSLANADHTDINPVDRGLVVSVSTSPNLIDANTSAIPQANGNAASTQEPGCKTLEISDSQTLPNQPMLESSKVPVSSQISVDNLTSGDDSNCKRMTPDESNKISSSTAVEGPLLSKTLDSKHGRRFKRKHLKYHLGSLHLSSNILFKVSLSLCKKKKHRRKMRQSAVSRCPTGESLFSRDDMSSDFGPSTSEKSKSVYLVSTCKSRKKAKHGSRDSKDNSARKEDLKVESLTEIVDKESDKRSTEPSSALTRINQMNNGTNSIIVANNNDSIEAICPKDRKISANQDGLHRVHSNGFHNTVVEKWDGIKMPSSENGFTGLENISIGYVADEWDEEYDLGKRKKIRQFKHSFGGPNPFQEIATKKSQSKKLKLERSGSAIEPFRI, via the exons ATGGCTGACGGGGTTGATCATAATCGGTCGGATTGTCCGGAGACATCGACTGATTTAGTGTTTTCTCTGTTTCAGAAGAGGGTGGAATATGTTCCAGCTAGAAGGACTTTCAAGGGGTTTGATAACGGCGGCGGTGATTTTGAGCTCACGACGCTAAACCCCAGTAGCTCGTTTGGTCAGAAATCTGGTTCTAATGTGGATCATCCAGCACAGAAGGGGAATAAATTAGATGGGTCTGAGCTTTTGGAGAATGGGTTGGACCCTGAACTCAGTTTCGAGATCACCTTTCGCCGAATT GGTGCTGGCTTGCAAAATCTTGGGAACACCTGTTTTCTCAACTCAGTGTTGCAGTGTTTGACATATACAGAGCCTCTGGCTGCATATCTTCAAAGCGGGAAGCATCAAAATTCTT GTCATGTAGCTGGCTTCTGTGCTCTATGTGCCATCCAGAAGCATGTCAGCCGAGCTTTGCAGTCAAGTGGGAGAATATTAGCACCAAAGGATCTTGTTTCTAATTTGCGGT GTATATCTCGAAACTTCAGAAATGCTAGACAAGAAGATGCTCATGAGTACATGGTAAACTTGCTGGAATCAATGCATAAGTGTTGCTTGCCTTTAGGCCTGCCAAGTGAATCTCCTAGTGCCTATGAGAAGAGCTTGGTACACAAGATTTTTGGTGGTCGCCTCCGAAGTCAG GTCAAATGCATGCAATGTTCTTTTTGCTCCAACAAATTTGATCCATTTTTAGATCTAAGTCTGGACATAGTGAAGGCTGATTCTATTTATAAAGCGTTTAAAAACTTCACCACTCCTGAGCTATTGGATGGGGGGGAAAGGCAGTATCAATGTCAGCAATGCAAGCAAAAAGTTAAGGCTCTTAAGCAGTTCACAGTTCACAAGGCACCTTATGTCTTAACTATTCATCTCAAACGATTTCAGTCATACAATCTTGAAGAAAAGATCCACAAAAAGATTCATTTTGGCCCTACGTTAGATCTGGCACCGTTTGTCAGTGGTTCTTATGCT GATGGAGACTTGAAGTACACTCTTTATGGGGTTTTGGTCCATCATGGTGGTAGCACCCGTAGCGGTCACTATTATTGTTATGTTCGAACATCCAGTGCAATGTGGTATGCCCTTGATGACAATCGG GTTTCACATGTTGGTGACAGGACAGTTTTCGAGCAGCAGGCGTACATGTTATTTTATGTACGGgaccgaagaaaagttgttccaAAGAAACCTGTTGATGTTGTTTCAAAAGAGAATATGAAAACATCTACCAATTTAAACAGAACCGATTCCATTGTCAACCGAGGTTTGAAGGTCAATCATGTACAAAAttgtaaaattgaaaaaaaattaaatggccCTTCCAATGATGAATTGATAAAAGAGTCAAAAGACTCATCAAACGTTGGTCCATCAAAAACAATTCCAAATGAACCATCTGCTCAGATAGATACTAAACTGGCAAGTAAAGAATGCTTGGTACCTGAGACAGTATCCATGCCGATATCTTCTTCAAAGGAAGTCTCGCCACAGAAAACATTTAACAAGAATATTATTCCAAAGTCAAGTCCAGCAGTAAATTTACCTACATTACCCAGACGTATGAACGGTAACTTACATGTTACTGGTTCTGAAAGCTCTTTGGCCAATGCAGATCATACAGATATCAACCCTGTTGACAGAGGCTTGGTTGTCTCAGTTTCTACTTCTCCCAATCTAATTGATGCAAACACATCTGCAATCCCACAGGCA AATGGTAATGCTGCTTCAACCCAAGAGCCTGGCTGTAAAACATTAGAAATATCGGATTCTCAAACATTACCAAATCAACCAATGCTGGAAAGTAGCAAG GTTCCTGTTTCAAGTCAAATTTCTGTTGACAACTTGACTTCTGGGGATGATTCTAATTGTAAAAGGATGACGCCCGATGagtcaaataaaatatcaagttCAACTGCGGTAGAGGGACCTTTACTCTCAAAAACTCTTGATTCCAAGCATGGCAGGAGATTCAAAAGAAAACATTTGAAGTACCATTTGGGCAGCTTGCATCTCAGCTCAAACATTCTTTTCAAGGTATCTTTAAGCCTGTGTAAGAAGAAGAAACATAGAAGGAAAATGCGCCAATCTGCCGTCTCCAGATGTCCCACTGGGGAAAGTTTGTTCAGTAGAGATGATATGTCATCTGATTTTGGCCCATCTACATCTGAGAAATCCAAGTCTGTTTACTTAGTTTCAACTTGTAAGTCCAGAAAGAAGGCTAAGCATGGTTCTAGAGACAGTAAGGATAATTCTGCGAGGAAAGAAGATCTTAAAGTGGAGTCACTAACTGAGATAGTTGATAAAGAAAGTGATAAGAGAAGTACAGAGCCAAGTTCTGCGCTTACAAGAATAAATCAAATGAATAATGGCACTAACTCTATCATAGTGGCTAATAACAATGACTCTATTGAGGCAATTTGTCCAAAAGATAGAAAAATAAGTGCTAATCAAGATGGCTTGCATCGTGTTCATTCCAACGGTTTTCACAATACAGTTG TTGAGAAGTGGGATGGGATAAAAATGCCTTCTTCCGAGAATGGGTTCACTGGTTTGGAGAATATTAGCATCGGCTATGTTGCAGATGAATG GGATGAAGAATATGATCTaggaaagaggaagaagatccGACAATTTAAACACTCTTTTGGTGGACCGAATCCTTTCCAAGAGATTGCTACCAAGAAATCACAGTCAAAGAAGCTAAAGCTGGAAAGATCTGGATCTGCAATTGAACCATTTAGGATATAA
- the LOC103493816 gene encoding uncharacterized protein LOC103493816 has protein sequence MGEVVPIYYSIIAFFCTVGAIALAIFHIYRHLLNYTEPTYQRYIVRIIFMVPVYALMSFLSLVLPSSSIYFNSIREVYEAWVIYNFLSLCLAWVGGPGAVVISLSGRVLKPSWYLMTCCLPPLALDGRFIRRCKQGCLQFVILKPILVAVTLILYAKGKYEDGNFNPKQSYLYLTIIYTISYTMALYALALFYVACKDLLQPFNPVPKFIIIKSVVFLTYWQGVLVFLAAKTQFIKNAEQAAQFQDFIICIEMLIAALGHLYAFPYKEYAGANIGGSRGLTGSLAHAVKLNDFYHDTVHQFAPTYHDYVLYNHSDGDEGTRKYRSRTFVPTGPEMDTVRRNKHMFGNKIDDIQLSTISSSSSSTPNHSEVLEPTNSDVMKSSLLLDASNSLSTPYDMSLIDLDLSSYPSKVAAADGTEMR, from the exons ATGGGGGAAGTGGTTCCTATCTACTACAGTATTATTGCGTTTTTTTGCACCGTTGGAGCCATTGCTCTGGCGATCTTTCATATTTATCGGCATCTTTTGAACTATACGGAACCTACTTATCAGAGATACATCGTGCGGATTATCTTTATGGTCCCG GTTTATGCGCTGATGTCCTTCTTGTCTCTTGTTTTACCTTCAAgttctatttattttaattccATTCGAGAAGT CTATGAAGCTTGGGTCATTTACAACTTTCTGTCATTGTGTCTGGCATGGGTTGGTGGCCCTGGAGCTGTTGTAATAAGTTTAAGTGGTCGTGTATTGAAGCCATCGTGGTACTTGATGACATGTTGCCTTCCTCCATTAGCACTAGATGG GCGTTTTATACGGAGGTGCAAGCAAGGCTGTTTGCAATTTGTAATTCTGAAGCCTATATTAGTTGCTGTGACACTTATTTTATATGCAAAAGGGAAGTATGAAGATGGAAATTTCAATCCAAAACAATCATACCTTTATCTCACTATTATCTATACTATCTCCTACACGATGGCTCTTTATGCTTTGGCATTGTTTTACGTGGCATGCAAAGATTTACTTCAACCATTTAACCCGGTCCCAAAGTTCATCATCATTAAATCTGTTGTCTTCTTGACTTATTGGCAG GGTGTCCTTGTGTTTCTTGCTGCAAAAACTCAATTCATCAAGAATGCGGAGCAAGCTGCTCAGTTTCAAGATTTCATTATATGCATCGAGATGCTTATAGCTGCTTTGGGTCATCTTTATGCATTTCCATACAAAGAATATGCAGGTGCTAACATCGGTGGTTCGCGTGGTCTTACGGGAAGTCTTGCACACGCCGTAAAATTGAACGACTTTTACCACGACACAGTCCACCAG TTTGCTCCAACTTATCATGACTATGTTCTTTATAATCATAGCGATGGTGACGAAGGAACGAGGAAGTATCGATCACGCACTTTTGTGCCTACAGGCCCCGAGATGGACACCGTTAGAAGAAACAAACACATGTTTGGAAACAAGATAGATGACATTCAGCTTTCCACGATCTCGTCTTCAAGTTCGAGTACTCCAAATCattcggaagtcctcgaaccaACCAATTCCGACGTAATGAAATCTTCTCTTCTTTTGGATGCTTCAAACTCTTTATCCACACCATACGACATGTCACTTATTGACTTGGATTTATCGAGTTACCCCTCCAAAGTTGCTGCAGCAGACGGAACGGAAATGAGGTAA
- the LOC103493824 gene encoding uncharacterized protein LOC103493824 encodes MLESRHAENNISDVGCSGVNDDGDDEDDETRNTMAKTQIRDDEFDDDRKMEMGKKGFGKAKQVMFYPFRKAKKQILRRRIKRGSSCSSSSPCSSSSPSVICSRRTNSLDKRGFDGSVNQGCGFCLTKLSISDSKNGSPTDPNHRKFTNEMLKVLIEKNDFYSKESNPHLDVQVDTRQKH; translated from the exons atgttggaATCAAGACATGCTGAGAATAATATTTCAGATGTTGGTTGTAGTGGTGTTAATGATGATGGTGATGATGAAGACGACGAGACTCGTAATACTATGGCGAAAACCCAAATCAGGGATGATGAGTTTGATGATGATCGAAAAATGGAGATGGGTAAAAAGGGGTTTGGAAAAGCAAAACAAGTGATGTTCTATCCATTTCGTAAGGCGAAGAAACAGATTCTTCGGCGGAGGATTAAGAGGggttcttcttgttcttcttcttctccttgttCTTCGTCTTCTCCTTCTGTTATTTGTAGTAGAAGAACGAATTCTTTGGATAAGAGGGGTTTTGATGGGAGTGTTAATCAGGGTTGTGGTTTCTGTTTGACCAAACTTTCGATTTCAGATTCTAAAAATGGGTCTCCGACTGACCCTAATCACCGGAAGTTCACTAATGAAATGTTGAAAGTTCTCATTGAGAAGAATGATTTCTATTCCAAGGAATCCAATCCTCACTTGg ATGTTCAAGTGGATACTAGACAGAAACATTGA